In the Mauremys mutica isolate MM-2020 ecotype Southern chromosome 13, ASM2049712v1, whole genome shotgun sequence genome, one interval contains:
- the LOC123347250 gene encoding olfactory receptor 1020-like, producing MKLMGRKQQGNETSITEFILLGFGNVPQLQIFLFLLFLVIYIVTMTGNILIFALVVTDHQLHTPMYFFLGNLSCLETCYSSTILPRMLTSLLTGDRTISVSDCITQLYFFGSLLTTECSLLSVMAYDRYLAILKPLHYAVLLNDRFCLHLVAWSWISGFMSVAIIIFMMSQLRFCGSNEVDHFFCDFSPIIKLSCSDTHMLEVTAFIHSSIFTVPPFLLTVASYVCIIPAILRIPSTSGRQKAFSTCSSHLIVVTIFYGTLVIVYMLSGSEALRDLHKVLSVVYGALTPLVNPLIYSLKNKEVKEALRKAVLRFFLFYKNTDISR from the coding sequence ATGAAACTTATGGGAAGAAAACAacagggaaatgaaacgtccatcacagaattcatcctccttGGATTCGGGAATGTCCCTCAGCTGCAGatctttctcttcctgctgtttctagtgatctacattGTGACCATGACCGGGAACATCCTCATTTTTGCACTAGTTGTGACTGATCATCaacttcacacccccatgtacttctttctGGGGAACTTATCCTGCTTAGAGACCTGCTACagctccaccatcctgcccaggatgctAACCAGTCTCCTGACTGGTGACAGAACCATTTCTGTTAGTGACTGCATCACACAGTTATATTTCTTTGGTTCTTTGCTAACCACTGAGTGTTCTCTGTTATCTGTGATGGCCTATGATCGGTATTTGGCAATATTGAAACCGCTACATTATGCAGTCCTTTTGAATGACAGGTTCTGCCTCCACCTAGTGGCCTGGTCTTGGATCAGTGGATTTATGTCTGTTGCCATCATAATATTTATGATGTCACAATTAAGATTCTGTGGCTCCAATGAAgttgaccatttcttttgtgattttagCCCAATAATAAAACTGTCCTGCAGTGACACCCACATGCTGGAAGTTACTGCTTTCATACATTCCTCCATATTCACAGTGCCTCCATTTCTATTAACAGTGGCATCCTACGTTTGTATCATCCCtgccatcctgagaatcccttccactagtgggaggcaaaaggccttttccacttgctcctcccacctcattgtggtgacaattttctatggGACGCTAGTCATTGTGTATATGCTATCAGGCTCTGAGGCATTGAGGGACCTGCACAAAGTGCTCTCTGTTGTCTATGGAGCCCTAACCCCATTGGTCAACCCCCTCATATACagcctgaaaaacaaggaggtaaAGGAAGCCTTGAGGAAAGCTGTCCTTAGATTTTTTCTCTTTTACAAGAACACAGATATTTCACGATAA
- the LOC123348910 gene encoding olfactory receptor 11L1-like, whose amino-acid sequence MVGNILIIALVVAEMHLHSPMYYYLGNLACLETCYTSTILPRMLANLLTGDRTISVRGCITQFYFFGSLATTECSLLAMMSYDRYLAICKPLHYAALMNSKFCIKLVVGSWISGFTSIAILIFMMSQLTFCGPNEIDHFFCDLTPIINLSCSNTHMLEVTAFIHSSIFTLPPFLLTLASYVCIISAILRIPSTTGKQKAFSTCSSHLIVVTIFYGTLVIVYLLSSSDALKDLNKVFSVFYGVLTPLVSPLIYSLRNKEVKEALRKALLRFFVYDKNIDISR is encoded by the coding sequence ATGGTTGGAAACATCCTCATCATTGCACTAGTTGTGGCTGAGATGCACCTTCACAGCCCTATGTACTACTACCTTGGGAACTTggcctgcttggagacctgctacacctccaccatcctgcccaggatgctggccaatctcctgactggggacagaaccatcTCTGTTAGAGGCTGCATCACACAATTTTATTTCTTTGGTTCTCTGGCAACCACTGAATGTTCTCTCTTAGCTatgatgtcttatgatcggtatttagcgatatgcAAACCCTTGCATTATGCAGCCCTTATGAACAGCAAATTCTGCATCAAGCTAGTGGTTGGGTCTTGGATAAGTGGATTTACATCTATTGCCATCTTAATATTTATGATGTCTCAATTAAcattctgtggccccaatgaaattgaccatttcttttgtgatttaaCCCCAATAATAAACCTGTCATGCAGCAATACCCACATGCTGGAAGTTACTGCTTTCATACATTCCTCCATATTCACACTGCCTCCATTTCTATTAACACTGGCATCCTATGTTTGTATCATCTCtgccatcctgagaatcccttccaccactGGGAAGCAAAAAGCCTTTTCCActtgctcctcccacctcattgtggtgacaattttctatggGACTTTAGTTATTGTGTATTTGCTATCAAGCTCTGATGCACTAAAGGACCTAAACAAAGTGTTCTCCGTCTTCTATGGAGTCCTGACCCCACTGGTCAGCCCCCTCATATACAGTCTGAGAAACAAGGAGGTGAAGGAAGCCTTGAGGAAAGCTCTCCTTAGATTTTTTGTCTATGACAAGAATATAGATATTTCAAGATAA